The following are encoded together in the Misgurnus anguillicaudatus chromosome 14, ASM2758022v2, whole genome shotgun sequence genome:
- the LOC129428133 gene encoding uncharacterized protein isoform X1, with translation MKNKNLPVQETVKPRASNQQVGGAQRKLSISPQAAGSGSTDPHEACPQTQHPVSSTVTSVFTDRQSKMSTTVDQVQETVEPSSSSQQVGGVQRRLYISPQAAGSGTTDPHEACPQIHHPVSSTVTEVFTDRWFEMSTISTMFDLVQEAEEPMTSSQQVGGAQLRLSISPQAAGSGSPHEACPQTHAVSSTATKGFTGPQSKMSTIDSERMEDVEKSLTDKHTSKRKEEGCKAFFQRKLCAVKSAFKCCRGNKVEPLNVQLNASLDDKRADNVPGLDDTGLNDHQTDARDLAAHEPNAIRAQHFVKRGNKAEPLTPQLNAQLKKPKKRADAHPGPSGFGITDHKDAKDPAAQTLSPSAFRAVPGPCDAAGLMLAKPESSDQKWAEFVSELRPVEALSTLEAVTKTSSVETDTVKSAVHEPSPLPGPSQLGQIPDTYLVDPNPAKDKYSSLYKLGKRLGEGYYGTVYKGTRKSDGQKVAIKFVKKLPSDEYIDIPGHPEPLETEVALNVLLSKTPRSPYVLPMYQWFDEPKRRILVLKYPNPCESVNNFISRHKGRVSEETARDIIIQAVYGAKHCLERGVFHLDLTLDNMLINKKTLNLQLIDFGVGQYVGNDVDINEEIEEHLPKEFYRRRRYLLENTTVFSIGAMMYEILHGHPPKRTRGNDLILKPSLSKECCDLLAQCLNCNTLSRPHIKQIIDHEWFRGTERQEELQEPAEMTPMKKNIWKKLNKFFTQTKKATEKPLVPEPSPVPAPSQKDKTPDTYLCNPKPAKGKFTSRYKLGEKLGEGSFGTVFEGIRKSDGKKVAIKIVSKIPVNKMIEVPGYPEPLVTEIGLNVLLSKHPRCPYVLPMYQWYDEPKRRILVLEHPHPCETLSSFMTRNGGRLTEAVARDLIIQALRGAKHCLERGVFHQDINLNNLLINTETLRLKLIDFGAGQHFDTSVDINELLGKPSPFEFSKRCRYLAELTTVWDLGTVLYEMLHGYHPTEEGFKKKFHLSLSKECVDLLTQCLNRNRMLRPSVQQVIDHEWFRGIVQQEEPQESAAELSPVKKEKGRRSAFNNKLRKVFRKKERNYNLQ, from the exons atgaaaaacaaaaaccttCCAGTGCAGGAGACGGTAAAACCCCGGGCCAGTAACCAGCAGGTTGGTGGTGCACAGCGGAAGCTGAGCATCTCTCCTCAGGCGGCTGGTTCGGGGTCAACCGACCCGCACGAGGCTTGTCCTCAAACACAACACCCTGTGAGCTCAACAG TGACGTCAGTCTTCACAGACCGACAGTCAAAAATGAGCACCACCGTGGATCAGGTGCAGGAGACAGTGGAGCCCTCGTCCAGCAGCCAGCAGGTTGGCGGTGTACAGCGAAGGTTGTACATCTCACCTCAGGCGGCTGGTTCGGGGACCACCGATCCGCACGAGGCTTGTCCTCAGATACACCACCCTGTGAGCTCAACAG TGACCGAAGTCTTCACAGACCGATGGTTTGAAATGAGCACCATAAGCACCATGTTCGATCTGGTGCAGGAGGCGGAGGAGCCCATGACCAGCAGCCAGCAGGTTGGCGGTGCACAGCTCAGGTTGAGCATCTCACCGCAGGCAGCTGGTTCGGGGAGCCCGCACGAGGCTTGTCCTCAAACTCATGCTGTGAGCTCAACAG CGACGAAAGGCTTTACAGGCCCACAGTCAAAAATGAGCACCATTGATTCAGAGAGAATGGAAGATGTGGAGAAAAGCTTAACAG ATAAGCATACAAGTAAAAGGAAGGAGGAAGGCTGTAAAGCATTCTTCCAGAGAAAATTGTGTGCAGTGAAAAGTGCTTTCAAGTGCTGCCGAGGCAACAAAGTGGAGCCTCTTAATGTCCAGTTGAATGCCTCACTGGATGATAAGCGAGCAGATAACGTGCCGGGTCTTGATGATACCGGTCTAAATGATCACCAAACTGATGCCAGAGATCTAGCTGCTCATGAGCCCAATGCCATACGGGCTCAACATTTTGTCAAACGAGGCAACAAAGCCGAGCCTCTGACACCCCAGCTGAATGCCCAGCTGAAAAAACCCAAAAAGCGAGCAGATGCCCATCCCGGTCCATCCGGCTTTGGGATAACGGATCACAAAGATGCCAAAGATCCAGCTGCTCAGACGTTAAGTCCATCGGCTTTCCGGGCAGTCCCAGGCCCGTGTGATGCAGCCGGCCTTATGCTGGCTAAGCCCGAGTCATCTGACCAAAAGTGGGCTGAATTTGTTTCAGAGTTAAGGCCTGTTGAAGCCCTATCTACTCTGGAGGCTGTGACTAAAACTAGTTCGGTCGAAACGGATACGGTCAAATCAGCCGTACATGAGCCCTCACCTCTGCCAGGACCATCTCAACTGGGACAAATACCTGACACATATTTGGTCGATCCCAATCCAGCGAAGG ATAAATACTCATCCTTATATAAACTGGGAAAGAGGCTGGGAGAGGGATATTACGGCACAGTGTATAAGGGCACACGCAAATCTGATGGTCAGAAA GTTGCcatcaaatttgttaaaaagcTGCCGAGCGATGAGTACATTGACATT CCCGGACATCCTGAGCCCCTTGAAACAGAGGTTGCGCTCAATGTTCTGCTATCAAAGACTCCAAGGAGTCCGTACGTTTTGCCAATGTACCAGTGGTTTGATGAGCCTAAAAGACGGATACTTGTTTTGAAATATCCAAACCCCTGCGAGTCTGTGAATAACTTCATCAGTCGTCACAAAGGTCGCGTGAGTGAAGAGACGGCACGTGACATCATCATTCAAGCAGTGTATGGAGCGAAACACTGTCTGGAGCGGGGAGTGTTTCATCTTGACCTCACTTTGGACAACATGTTGATCAACAAAAAGACGTTAAATCTACAATTAATAGACTTTGGAGTTGGACAGTACGTTGGCAATGACGTGGACATCAATGAGGAGATAG AGGAACACCTTCCAAAGGAGTTCTATAGGAGACGCAGATATTTACTTGAAAATACAACAGTCTTCTCCATCGGTGCTATGATGTATGAAATACTACACGGACACCCACCCAAAAGGACGCGTGGAAATGATCTGATTCTTAAACCCAGTTTATCCAAAG AATGCTGTGATTTATTAGCTCAGTGCTTGAATTGCAACACACTTTCAAGACCACATATAAAGCAGATCATTGACCATGAGTGGTTTAGGGGAACAGAACGACAGGAAGAGCTTCAGGAACCAG CAGAGATGACTCCCATGAAGAAGAACATTTGGAAGAAACTGAACAAATTTTTCACACAGACCAAAAAGGCTACGGAAAAACCACTGGTACCTGAGCCCTCCCCTGTGCCAGCTCCATCTCAAAAGGATAAAACTCCTGACACATATTTATGTAACCCTAAACCAGCGAAGG GTAAATTCACTTCCCGATATAAACTGGGAGAGAAGCTGGGAGAAGGAAGCTTTGGCACAGTATTTGAGGGCATTCGCAAATCTGATGGCAAGAAA GTTGCCATCAAAATTGTTAGTAAGATACCAGTCAACAAAATGATTGAAGTT CCTGGTTATCCTGAGCCCCTCGTTACAGAAATTGGGCTCAATGTTTTGCTGTCAAAGCATCCAAGATGTCCCTACGTTCTGCCAATGTACCAGTGGTACGATGAGCCCAAGAGACGCATACTGGTGTTAGAACATCCACACCCCTGCGAGACCCTAAGTAGTTTCATGACGCGCAACGGGGGTCGTCTCACTGAAGCAGTGGCACGGGATTTAATAATCCAAGCACTGCGTGGGGCGAAACACTGCCTTGAACGGGGTGTGTTTCACCAGGACATCAATTTGAACAACCTGTTGATCAACACAGAGACACTGAGGCTAAAATTAATAGACTTTGGTGCTGGGCAACATTTTGACACTAGTGTGGACATCAACGAGTTGCTAG GCAAACCCTCACCGTTTGAGTTTTCAAAGAGGTGCCGATATCTGGCTGAATTAACAACAGTCTGGGATCTCGGCACCGTCCTGTATGAAATGTTGCATGGATACCACCCCACTGAAGAGGGCTTTAAAAAGAAGTTTCATCTCAGTTTATCCAAAG AATGCGTCGATTTATTAACTCAGTGCCTGAACCGCAACAGAATGTTGAGACCGTCTGTACAGCAGGTTATAGACCATGAGTGGTTTAGGGGAATAGTGCAGCAGGAAGAGCCTCAGGAGTCAG CAGCAGAGTTAAGTCCTGtgaagaaagaaaaaggaaGACGAAgtgcttttaataacaaattgAGAAAAGTTTTcagaaagaaagaacgaaattacaatttacaataa
- the LOC129428133 gene encoding uncharacterized protein isoform X2 yields the protein MKNKNLPVQETVKPRASNQQVGGAQRKLSISPQAAGSGSTDPHEACPQTQHPVSSTVTSVFTDRQSKMSTTVDQVQETVEPSSSSQQVGGVQRRLYISPQAAGSGTTDPHEACPQIHHPVSSTVTEVFTDRWFEMSTISTMFDLVQEAEEPMTSSQQVGGAQLRLSISPQAAGSGSPHEACPQTHAVSSTATKGFTGPQSKMSTIDSERMEDVEKSLTDKHTSKRKEEGCKAFFQRKLCAVKSAFKCCRGNKVEPLNVQLNASLDDKRADNVPGLDDTGLNDHQTDARDLAAHEPNAIRAQHFVKRGNKAEPLTPQLNAQLKKPKKRADAHPGPSGFGITDHKDAKDPAAQTLSPSAFRAVPGPCDAAGLMLAKPESSDQKWAEFVSELRPVEALSTLEAVTKTSSVETDTVKSAVHEPSPLPGPSQLGQIPDTYLVDPNPAKDKYSSLYKLGKRLGEGYYGTVYKGTRKSDGQKVAIKFVKKLPSDEYIDIPGHPEPLETEVALNVLLSKTPRSPYVLPMYQWFDEPKRRILVLKYPNPCESVNNFISRHKGRVSEETARDIIIQAVYGAKHCLERGVFHLDLTLDNMLINKKTLNLQLIDFGVGQYVGNDVDINEEIEEHLPKEFYRRRRYLLENTTVFSIGAMMYEILHGHPPKRTRGNDLILKPSLSKECCDLLAQCLNCNTLSRPHIKQIIDHEWFRGTERQEELQEPEMTPMKKNIWKKLNKFFTQTKKATEKPLVPEPSPVPAPSQKDKTPDTYLCNPKPAKGKFTSRYKLGEKLGEGSFGTVFEGIRKSDGKKVAIKIVSKIPVNKMIEVPGYPEPLVTEIGLNVLLSKHPRCPYVLPMYQWYDEPKRRILVLEHPHPCETLSSFMTRNGGRLTEAVARDLIIQALRGAKHCLERGVFHQDINLNNLLINTETLRLKLIDFGAGQHFDTSVDINELLGKPSPFEFSKRCRYLAELTTVWDLGTVLYEMLHGYHPTEEGFKKKFHLSLSKECVDLLTQCLNRNRMLRPSVQQVIDHEWFRGIVQQEEPQESAAELSPVKKEKGRRSAFNNKLRKVFRKKERNYNLQ from the exons atgaaaaacaaaaaccttCCAGTGCAGGAGACGGTAAAACCCCGGGCCAGTAACCAGCAGGTTGGTGGTGCACAGCGGAAGCTGAGCATCTCTCCTCAGGCGGCTGGTTCGGGGTCAACCGACCCGCACGAGGCTTGTCCTCAAACACAACACCCTGTGAGCTCAACAG TGACGTCAGTCTTCACAGACCGACAGTCAAAAATGAGCACCACCGTGGATCAGGTGCAGGAGACAGTGGAGCCCTCGTCCAGCAGCCAGCAGGTTGGCGGTGTACAGCGAAGGTTGTACATCTCACCTCAGGCGGCTGGTTCGGGGACCACCGATCCGCACGAGGCTTGTCCTCAGATACACCACCCTGTGAGCTCAACAG TGACCGAAGTCTTCACAGACCGATGGTTTGAAATGAGCACCATAAGCACCATGTTCGATCTGGTGCAGGAGGCGGAGGAGCCCATGACCAGCAGCCAGCAGGTTGGCGGTGCACAGCTCAGGTTGAGCATCTCACCGCAGGCAGCTGGTTCGGGGAGCCCGCACGAGGCTTGTCCTCAAACTCATGCTGTGAGCTCAACAG CGACGAAAGGCTTTACAGGCCCACAGTCAAAAATGAGCACCATTGATTCAGAGAGAATGGAAGATGTGGAGAAAAGCTTAACAG ATAAGCATACAAGTAAAAGGAAGGAGGAAGGCTGTAAAGCATTCTTCCAGAGAAAATTGTGTGCAGTGAAAAGTGCTTTCAAGTGCTGCCGAGGCAACAAAGTGGAGCCTCTTAATGTCCAGTTGAATGCCTCACTGGATGATAAGCGAGCAGATAACGTGCCGGGTCTTGATGATACCGGTCTAAATGATCACCAAACTGATGCCAGAGATCTAGCTGCTCATGAGCCCAATGCCATACGGGCTCAACATTTTGTCAAACGAGGCAACAAAGCCGAGCCTCTGACACCCCAGCTGAATGCCCAGCTGAAAAAACCCAAAAAGCGAGCAGATGCCCATCCCGGTCCATCCGGCTTTGGGATAACGGATCACAAAGATGCCAAAGATCCAGCTGCTCAGACGTTAAGTCCATCGGCTTTCCGGGCAGTCCCAGGCCCGTGTGATGCAGCCGGCCTTATGCTGGCTAAGCCCGAGTCATCTGACCAAAAGTGGGCTGAATTTGTTTCAGAGTTAAGGCCTGTTGAAGCCCTATCTACTCTGGAGGCTGTGACTAAAACTAGTTCGGTCGAAACGGATACGGTCAAATCAGCCGTACATGAGCCCTCACCTCTGCCAGGACCATCTCAACTGGGACAAATACCTGACACATATTTGGTCGATCCCAATCCAGCGAAGG ATAAATACTCATCCTTATATAAACTGGGAAAGAGGCTGGGAGAGGGATATTACGGCACAGTGTATAAGGGCACACGCAAATCTGATGGTCAGAAA GTTGCcatcaaatttgttaaaaagcTGCCGAGCGATGAGTACATTGACATT CCCGGACATCCTGAGCCCCTTGAAACAGAGGTTGCGCTCAATGTTCTGCTATCAAAGACTCCAAGGAGTCCGTACGTTTTGCCAATGTACCAGTGGTTTGATGAGCCTAAAAGACGGATACTTGTTTTGAAATATCCAAACCCCTGCGAGTCTGTGAATAACTTCATCAGTCGTCACAAAGGTCGCGTGAGTGAAGAGACGGCACGTGACATCATCATTCAAGCAGTGTATGGAGCGAAACACTGTCTGGAGCGGGGAGTGTTTCATCTTGACCTCACTTTGGACAACATGTTGATCAACAAAAAGACGTTAAATCTACAATTAATAGACTTTGGAGTTGGACAGTACGTTGGCAATGACGTGGACATCAATGAGGAGATAG AGGAACACCTTCCAAAGGAGTTCTATAGGAGACGCAGATATTTACTTGAAAATACAACAGTCTTCTCCATCGGTGCTATGATGTATGAAATACTACACGGACACCCACCCAAAAGGACGCGTGGAAATGATCTGATTCTTAAACCCAGTTTATCCAAAG AATGCTGTGATTTATTAGCTCAGTGCTTGAATTGCAACACACTTTCAAGACCACATATAAAGCAGATCATTGACCATGAGTGGTTTAGGGGAACAGAACGACAGGAAGAGCTTCAGGAACCAG AGATGACTCCCATGAAGAAGAACATTTGGAAGAAACTGAACAAATTTTTCACACAGACCAAAAAGGCTACGGAAAAACCACTGGTACCTGAGCCCTCCCCTGTGCCAGCTCCATCTCAAAAGGATAAAACTCCTGACACATATTTATGTAACCCTAAACCAGCGAAGG GTAAATTCACTTCCCGATATAAACTGGGAGAGAAGCTGGGAGAAGGAAGCTTTGGCACAGTATTTGAGGGCATTCGCAAATCTGATGGCAAGAAA GTTGCCATCAAAATTGTTAGTAAGATACCAGTCAACAAAATGATTGAAGTT CCTGGTTATCCTGAGCCCCTCGTTACAGAAATTGGGCTCAATGTTTTGCTGTCAAAGCATCCAAGATGTCCCTACGTTCTGCCAATGTACCAGTGGTACGATGAGCCCAAGAGACGCATACTGGTGTTAGAACATCCACACCCCTGCGAGACCCTAAGTAGTTTCATGACGCGCAACGGGGGTCGTCTCACTGAAGCAGTGGCACGGGATTTAATAATCCAAGCACTGCGTGGGGCGAAACACTGCCTTGAACGGGGTGTGTTTCACCAGGACATCAATTTGAACAACCTGTTGATCAACACAGAGACACTGAGGCTAAAATTAATAGACTTTGGTGCTGGGCAACATTTTGACACTAGTGTGGACATCAACGAGTTGCTAG GCAAACCCTCACCGTTTGAGTTTTCAAAGAGGTGCCGATATCTGGCTGAATTAACAACAGTCTGGGATCTCGGCACCGTCCTGTATGAAATGTTGCATGGATACCACCCCACTGAAGAGGGCTTTAAAAAGAAGTTTCATCTCAGTTTATCCAAAG AATGCGTCGATTTATTAACTCAGTGCCTGAACCGCAACAGAATGTTGAGACCGTCTGTACAGCAGGTTATAGACCATGAGTGGTTTAGGGGAATAGTGCAGCAGGAAGAGCCTCAGGAGTCAG CAGCAGAGTTAAGTCCTGtgaagaaagaaaaaggaaGACGAAgtgcttttaataacaaattgAGAAAAGTTTTcagaaagaaagaacgaaattacaatttacaataa